A genomic region of Gammaproteobacteria bacterium contains the following coding sequences:
- a CDS encoding FIST C-terminal domain-containing protein: MEYRYLDQNDENAINALLQEWSSKHPQGGALVYVAERDKDSISRVQQAAKANNFPVVGGVFPEVIVDGVMNNTGALYMLLPKMPTNSLISIPEQADATEIAALITEKFPIDENSDTNSVLMLFDGMIPNVASVIDALYLEWGDDVKYMGSNVGSETFQSIPCLFNNDRFIANAALMMLIPNSDGAIVEHNYRYMEKEMPATSTMGNRISTIDWRPAFEVYQELAAKQYNLEINKDNFYDFGVHYPFGIVKADGEALIRIPVGMDDDGALFCVGEVPENSMLTLMKAIPADSPDTTDSIQNQLSSRNADALMVFYCAGRRMHLGASSSQELTELRDKIAPVHVIGALSLGEIGGSKQDSYPLFHNATIAAVPCR, from the coding sequence ATGGAATATCGATATCTGGATCAAAACGATGAAAACGCCATAAACGCGTTATTGCAAGAATGGTCGAGTAAACATCCGCAAGGCGGTGCGCTAGTTTACGTAGCAGAGCGAGATAAAGATTCTATCTCACGCGTACAACAGGCAGCAAAAGCGAACAACTTTCCTGTGGTGGGCGGCGTATTTCCCGAAGTCATTGTCGACGGCGTGATGAATAATACCGGCGCCCTGTACATGCTGCTGCCCAAGATGCCTACCAACAGCCTGATCAGTATACCTGAGCAAGCTGACGCCACAGAAATCGCCGCGTTAATTACTGAAAAATTTCCAATCGATGAAAATTCGGACACCAATTCGGTGCTAATGTTATTTGATGGCATGATTCCCAATGTGGCTTCGGTCATAGACGCCCTGTATCTGGAATGGGGAGATGACGTGAAATACATGGGCAGCAATGTCGGCAGCGAAACATTCCAGTCCATTCCCTGCCTGTTCAATAATGATCGCTTTATTGCCAATGCCGCATTGATGATGCTCATACCGAATAGCGACGGCGCGATTGTGGAACACAACTACCGGTATATGGAAAAAGAGATGCCGGCCACCTCCACCATGGGTAACCGTATATCCACTATCGACTGGCGCCCCGCATTTGAGGTTTATCAGGAACTGGCGGCAAAACAATACAATCTGGAAATCAACAAAGATAACTTTTACGACTTTGGCGTTCACTATCCGTTTGGCATCGTCAAAGCCGATGGTGAGGCATTGATACGGATACCCGTCGGAATGGATGACGATGGCGCATTGTTTTGCGTGGGTGAAGTTCCGGAGAACTCGATGCTGACACTCATGAAAGCAATACCAGCGGACAGCCCCGATACTACCGACAGCATTCAAAACCAGCTGAGTTCACGTAATGCCGATGCCCTCATGGTGTTTTACTGCGCGGGTAGACGTATGCATTTGGGGGCATCATCCTCCCAGGAACTCACCGAACTAAGAGATAAGATAGCACCGGTACACGTCATCGGCGCCTTATCCCTGGGAGAAATCGGCGGATCAAAACAGGACAGCTATCCCTTGTTTCACAATGCCACGATCGCCGCGGTGCCCTGTAGATAA
- the lptD gene encoding LPS assembly protein LptD: MILISFNLTPKAYTRLLVLLSLGNALPVLGAIEATTICHQLQTPESQRLILQAQQIDSQSATDNMLRGDVFVGYQGQELFAQDLSIDTKTHIAKTDGEFRLQTRNQKISGEHAVIDLDQQKVTVEKVAYTTCMSDKSEWSLTGEDFTLEQQQSFASAYHVKLRVFDVPIAYLPYISFSLGERKSGLLAPEFGNSSQTGADLAVPYYWNIAPNFDSTITPRYMQKRGLMLIDEFRYLGMDNRGKLLLEFMTHDYEMKTSRAYAQYEHEQNIGNYSHWRTQVSHVTDTLYFHDYGTSLAGVSRIALRRYSEFMGAGSRWQLRAYVDDYQSLNSQAEPYRSLPFVNGIAYYALGLLQGSIEGNYRLLQHNVLASKQMGNIRPRLSFLVDRDPGFLHLQGGPDWLWAHSAENGMAQTQTPFLRLDGGLNFDRISSERLETLRPRIFYFWRPYVDQSELPQEFSAEAEFRPEALFAENRLSGSESLADDHRISIALDYQAGSLLSGRQWLNSRLAHSYLLADQRIGVTEALLGKQGDNVSSLEFDWIPSETLGIHVLALQDWQKAQAGQLHFRVKYRAEEEEASVTFLDYADGKQILTGALIKNVGQQWRLLGKSTWDPQRQEMQELLTGIEFQNCCWRVQLTGKAFRRAPDVAMDYQAGLLLELKGLTDIGKDKFDEIRKSSF; the protein is encoded by the coding sequence ATGATATTGATTTCCTTCAATTTGACGCCTAAAGCCTATACCCGTTTGCTTGTTTTATTGTCTTTAGGCAATGCCTTGCCTGTGCTCGGCGCCATTGAGGCAACAACGATATGTCATCAGTTGCAGACTCCTGAGAGTCAACGACTGATACTCCAGGCACAGCAAATCGATTCCCAATCTGCCACCGACAACATGTTGCGAGGAGATGTGTTTGTCGGCTATCAAGGACAAGAGCTGTTTGCGCAGGATTTGAGCATCGATACGAAGACGCATATTGCTAAAACCGATGGCGAGTTTCGTCTACAAACCAGAAATCAAAAAATTTCCGGTGAACATGCGGTCATTGATCTGGATCAACAAAAAGTCACGGTTGAAAAAGTTGCCTATACCACGTGTATGTCAGACAAAAGTGAGTGGTCGTTGACTGGTGAGGACTTTACACTGGAGCAGCAGCAGAGTTTTGCCAGTGCCTACCATGTAAAACTGCGAGTGTTTGATGTGCCGATTGCCTATTTGCCCTATATCAGTTTTTCACTGGGGGAGCGGAAAAGCGGACTGCTGGCCCCCGAGTTTGGTAATTCCAGTCAGACAGGCGCGGACCTCGCTGTTCCGTATTACTGGAATATTGCGCCCAACTTCGATAGTACGATTACGCCACGCTATATGCAGAAACGCGGATTGATGTTGATCGATGAGTTCCGCTATTTAGGTATGGATAACAGAGGTAAGTTGTTGCTGGAGTTCATGACTCACGACTACGAAATGAAGACTTCTCGCGCCTATGCGCAATACGAGCATGAACAAAACATTGGCAACTACAGCCATTGGCGCACGCAAGTTTCGCATGTCACCGATACGCTATATTTTCATGATTATGGCACCAGTCTCGCGGGCGTCAGTCGGATCGCATTACGTCGATATAGTGAGTTCATGGGCGCGGGTAGTCGTTGGCAGCTACGGGCTTACGTGGATGATTACCAAAGTCTAAACAGTCAAGCAGAACCCTATCGCAGTCTGCCATTTGTGAACGGTATCGCCTATTACGCGCTGGGTCTGTTACAGGGTAGTATCGAGGGAAATTATCGCCTGCTCCAGCACAATGTTTTGGCGTCGAAGCAGATGGGGAATATTCGACCGCGTCTTTCATTCCTGGTTGATCGTGATCCGGGATTTTTACACCTGCAGGGTGGGCCGGACTGGTTATGGGCGCATTCCGCAGAAAACGGCATGGCGCAAACGCAAACGCCCTTTTTGAGGCTGGATGGCGGACTAAATTTCGACAGAATCAGCTCGGAAAGACTGGAAACCTTGCGACCACGAATCTTCTATTTCTGGCGACCATATGTGGATCAGAGTGAATTGCCGCAGGAGTTTAGCGCTGAAGCTGAATTCAGACCTGAAGCCTTGTTCGCTGAAAATCGTCTGTCTGGCAGTGAGTCATTGGCCGATGACCATCGCATCAGTATCGCGCTGGACTACCAGGCGGGATCGCTGCTGAGTGGTCGGCAGTGGCTAAACTCACGTCTGGCGCATTCCTATCTGTTAGCGGATCAACGCATCGGTGTAACGGAAGCTTTACTGGGAAAACAAGGAGATAATGTCTCCAGCCTGGAATTTGACTGGATACCGTCCGAAACCCTTGGAATACATGTCCTGGCCTTGCAAGATTGGCAAAAAGCGCAAGCCGGTCAGCTCCATTTTCGGGTAAAATACCGGGCCGAAGAGGAAGAGGCGAGTGTGACCTTCCTGGATTATGCGGATGGGAAGCAGATATTGACAGGTGCTCTGATCAAGAACGTCGGCCAGCAGTGGCGCCTGTTAGGTAAATCCACTTGGGACCCACAGCGTCAGGAAATGCAGGAACTACTCACCGGAATAGAGTTCCAAAATTGCTGCTGGCGCGTTCAGTTAACTGGCAAAGCCTTTCGTCGCGCACCTGATGTTGCGATGGACTATCAGGCAGGGCTATTGCTGGAACTCAAAGGTCTAACCGATATTGGAAAAGATAAATTTGATGAAATTAGAAAAAGTAGTTTCTAG